In Coriobacteriaceae bacterium, a single window of DNA contains:
- the tig gene encoding trigger factor yields MLNITASDVKDAKLTATVTIPAADVDAAIKKAYKDTAKKYRFPGFRAGKAPRPVIDSALGAEATLAQATNDLIAANEPAVLNELDIVPTKSGDYKELDLAKDHEDYTYTVEFSLRPAAELSSFDAVEIEMPPAEVTESEINNQVEMLLNYRATFEDVEGRAVEAEDYVTVDLKAVENADNFAAEGRMLIAGSDSNPKEFNEALIGANVDDVKTVTWTDEVEEGEEAEAHTVEVAVKGIKVRNTPELTDELVKSDFGFDSIDAMRDAIKIEIEQDKASRLPAEKENRCVSALAERLQLDEMDADYEQSVFEELGQNFLSNLAARGMTLDTWLPASGLTMEQFIGDLHKQANDVARESLALDALARELKIEVTEDDINAEFEKAGVKDVEASKAEFIADGRMPAVRESIRRSKAVDHLVENAKVTEVDETAKDAE; encoded by the coding sequence GTGTTGAACATCACCGCTTCTGACGTCAAGGACGCCAAGCTCACCGCTACGGTCACCATCCCGGCCGCCGACGTCGACGCCGCGATCAAGAAGGCCTACAAGGACACCGCCAAGAAGTACCGCTTCCCGGGCTTCCGCGCCGGTAAGGCTCCCCGTCCGGTCATCGACTCTGCTCTTGGCGCCGAGGCTACCCTCGCTCAGGCCACCAACGACCTGATCGCCGCCAACGAGCCCGCCGTCCTCAACGAGCTGGACATCGTCCCCACCAAGAGCGGTGACTACAAGGAGCTCGACCTCGCCAAGGATCACGAGGACTACACCTACACCGTCGAGTTCTCCCTGCGTCCTGCCGCCGAGCTCTCCTCCTTCGACGCCGTCGAGATCGAGATGCCTCCCGCAGAGGTCACCGAGTCTGAGATCAACAACCAGGTCGAGATGCTCCTCAACTACCGTGCCACCTTCGAGGACGTCGAGGGTCGCGCCGTCGAGGCCGAGGACTACGTCACCGTCGACCTCAAGGCCGTCGAGAACGCCGACAACTTTGCCGCCGAGGGCCGCATGCTCATCGCCGGTAGCGACAGCAACCCCAAGGAGTTCAACGAGGCCCTGATCGGCGCTAACGTTGACGACGTCAAGACCGTTACCTGGACCGACGAGGTCGAGGAGGGCGAGGAGGCCGAGGCCCATACCGTCGAGGTCGCCGTCAAGGGCATCAAGGTCCGCAACACCCCCGAGCTCACCGACGAGCTCGTCAAGTCCGATTTTGGTTTCGATAGCATCGACGCCATGCGCGACGCCATCAAGATCGAGATCGAGCAGGACAAGGCTTCCCGCCTCCCGGCCGAGAAGGAGAACCGTTGCGTCTCCGCTCTCGCCGAGCGCCTGCAGCTCGACGAGATGGACGCCGACTACGAGCAGTCCGTCTTTGAGGAGCTTGGCCAGAACTTCCTGTCCAACCTCGCTGCCCGTGGCATGACGCTGGACACCTGGCTGCCCGCTTCCGGCCTGACCATGGAGCAGTTCATCGGCGACCTGCACAAGCAGGCCAACGACGTCGCCCGCGAGTCCCTGGCTCTCGACGCCCTCGCCCGCGAGCTCAAGATCGAGGTCACCGAGGACGACATCAACGCCGAGTTCGAGAAGGCCGGCGTCAAGGACGTCGAGGCTTCCAAGGCCGAG